From Companilactobacillus heilongjiangensis, one genomic window encodes:
- a CDS encoding cytidine deaminase, whose product MEINEKQLFDAANKAMTNAYAPYSHYTVGAAILCDDGKIYSGVNVENASYGLTNCAERTAIFKAVSEGAKHVSKIIIINGTKELSKPCGACRQVMSEFMGPEDTVFLANNTNDFKEYTFKEILPLAFSDKDMD is encoded by the coding sequence GTGGAAATTAATGAGAAGCAATTATTTGATGCAGCAAATAAGGCAATGACTAACGCCTATGCTCCTTATTCGCATTACACGGTTGGCGCTGCCATTCTGTGTGACGATGGGAAAATCTACTCTGGTGTTAATGTTGAAAATGCCTCATATGGTTTAACGAATTGTGCTGAGAGGACAGCTATTTTCAAAGCCGTTTCAGAAGGTGCTAAACATGTTTCGAAGATCATAATCATCAATGGGACCAAAGAATTATCAAAGCCCTGTGGAGCTTGTCGACAAGTTATGAGCGAGTTTATGGGTCCAGAAGATACAGTGTTTTTAGCAAACAACACGAATGATTTCAAAGAATATACCTTTAAAGAAATTTTGCCACTAGCATTCAGTGATAAGGACATGGATTAA
- the era gene encoding GTPase Era, with protein MDNKNYKSGFVAIIGRPNVGKSTFMNRIIKEQIAITSPKAQTTRNKIQGIYTDNERQIIFLDTPGIHKPHNDLDQYMDKAAISALKEVDAVLFMTEAGEKSGPGDKFIIEELKKVKAPVFLVLNKIDLINPDDMAPQIDEYKDLMDFAEIIPISATNGNNIDDLIDTLTKHLPVGPQYYADDQITDHPEYFIVGELIREKILEDTRDEIPHSIAVVVESMNQRSAAGKLQVEANIYVERDSQKPIVIGRGGAMLKHIGIGSRIKIEHLLGEKINLKLWVRVKKNWRDDKAFLASAGYSMKDLKD; from the coding sequence ATGGATAATAAAAATTACAAATCAGGTTTCGTTGCCATTATTGGACGCCCCAATGTTGGTAAATCAACCTTTATGAACCGCATCATTAAGGAACAAATCGCCATCACATCACCAAAGGCACAAACAACTAGAAATAAGATTCAAGGAATTTATACTGACAACGAACGTCAAATTATTTTCTTGGACACACCTGGTATTCACAAGCCTCACAATGACTTGGATCAATACATGGATAAAGCTGCCATTTCAGCCCTTAAAGAAGTTGATGCTGTCTTATTCATGACTGAAGCCGGTGAGAAATCGGGCCCTGGTGATAAATTTATCATTGAAGAATTGAAGAAAGTTAAGGCACCAGTCTTTCTGGTTCTAAACAAGATTGATTTGATCAACCCTGATGATATGGCTCCACAAATTGATGAATACAAAGATTTGATGGACTTTGCCGAAATTATTCCTATTTCAGCAACCAACGGTAACAATATCGACGATTTAATCGATACTTTGACAAAACACTTACCAGTTGGACCACAATATTACGCTGACGACCAAATCACTGATCACCCTGAATATTTCATCGTCGGAGAATTGATTCGTGAAAAGATTTTGGAAGATACACGTGATGAAATTCCTCACTCAATCGCTGTTGTCGTTGAATCAATGAATCAACGCAGTGCAGCCGGAAAACTTCAAGTTGAGGCTAATATTTACGTTGAACGTGATAGCCAAAAGCCAATCGTTATCGGCCGTGGTGGTGCAATGTTGAAGCATATCGGTATCGGTTCACGTATTAAGATTGAACATTTGCTTGGCGAAAAGATCAACTTAAAACTTTGGGTTCGTGTAAAGAAAAACTGGCGTGATGATAAAGCATTCTTAGCAAGTGCTGGCTACTCAATGAAGGACTTGAAAGATTAA
- the ybeY gene encoding rRNA maturation RNase YbeY has product MDLEIYNDDNLIDQKREDWVKDIVQFTFNKLELKDNTQLSIHFVTKDKIHEINKEYRDTDRATDVISFAINDGEDSLDYLEAQIPDLPVDLGDLFISVEIVDEHAKDYEHSFDRELGYTIVHGILHLNGYDHIKPEDEKVMIGLQEKILSAYGLEK; this is encoded by the coding sequence ATGGACTTAGAAATTTATAATGATGATAATTTAATTGATCAAAAACGTGAAGATTGGGTGAAAGATATCGTCCAATTTACTTTTAACAAATTGGAATTGAAAGACAATACGCAATTGTCGATCCATTTTGTGACTAAAGATAAGATTCATGAAATCAACAAGGAATATCGTGATACTGACCGAGCAACCGATGTAATCAGTTTCGCTATCAATGATGGTGAAGATTCATTGGATTATTTGGAAGCACAAATTCCTGATTTACCAGTTGATTTAGGCGATTTATTCATCAGTGTTGAAATTGTTGATGAACATGCCAAAGACTATGAACATTCATTTGACCGTGAATTAGGTTATACTATTGTTCATGGTATCTTGCATTTGAATGGTTACGATCATATCAAGCCTGAAGATGAGAAGGTTATGATTGGTTTACAAGAGAAGATTTTGAGTGCTTATGGATTGGAAAAATAA
- the recO gene encoding DNA repair protein RecO, translated as MANTPTNFFGIVVRRQRYKERDALVTILTREYGFRTFFVRGTQNAKSKISGSVITFSYGEYTGVIKDNGLSFLNSASNIKQFDEIMQDIELNAYATFLFDLYHEAFVDDPIPDSWYRLLFKSLLYIENGYDAQIIVNIMQMKLLDAFGVSPNMDSCVVGGETEGNFDFSVLLGGLLCSKHFDSDIHRLHIPKRIVYFLRLFSKISLDQVGKIEIKENNKDLIQHAIDSIYLGTVGYYPKSKTFIDRMKRWHM; from the coding sequence ATGGCTAACACGCCTACTAATTTTTTTGGTATCGTAGTTCGGCGCCAACGCTACAAAGAACGGGATGCATTAGTCACCATTTTGACCAGAGAATATGGATTTAGAACCTTTTTCGTCCGAGGAACACAAAATGCAAAGTCGAAAATATCAGGCTCAGTGATTACCTTTTCATATGGCGAGTACACAGGAGTTATTAAAGATAATGGCTTGTCATTTCTAAATTCAGCTAGTAATATCAAGCAGTTTGATGAAATCATGCAAGACATTGAGTTAAATGCGTATGCAACATTCTTATTCGATTTGTATCATGAAGCATTTGTGGATGATCCAATACCAGATAGCTGGTACAGACTGTTGTTTAAGTCATTGTTGTATATCGAGAATGGCTATGATGCTCAAATTATCGTCAATATTATGCAGATGAAGTTGTTAGATGCATTTGGAGTATCGCCAAATATGGATTCATGTGTAGTAGGCGGAGAAACAGAAGGGAATTTCGATTTTTCAGTCCTATTGGGTGGATTATTATGCTCAAAACATTTTGACAGCGATATTCATCGATTGCATATTCCCAAGCGAATCGTATATTTTCTAAGATTATTCAGTAAAATCAGCTTAGATCAAGTTGGAAAGATTGAAATCAAAGAAAATAATAAAGACTTAATTCAACATGCAATAGATTCAATTTACCTTGGTACAGTGGGATATTATCCTAAGAGCAAAACGTTTATTGATAGAATGAAAAGATGGCATATGTAA
- the glyQ gene encoding glycine--tRNA ligase subunit alpha — protein MVKKLNVQNMILTLQKFWGDKGCMLMQAYDTEKGAGTMSPYTFLRAIGPEPWNAAYVEPSRRPADGRYGENPNRLYQHHQFQVVMKPAPENIQEYYLDSLRALGIEPLEHDIRFVEDNWENPSMGCAGVGWEVWLDGMEVSQFTYFQQVGGLQCHPTTSEITYGVERLASYIQDVNSVYDLEWGDGVLYGDIFKEPEYEHSKYSFEESNQDMLFTFFDAYEKEANRLMELGLVHPAYDYILKCSHTFNLLDARGAVSVTERAAFLSRIRKMAHKVAKAFVEERKKRGFPLLANSNAAKENEND, from the coding sequence ATGGTAAAGAAGTTAAATGTTCAAAATATGATTCTCACACTTCAAAAATTTTGGGGTGATAAAGGTTGTATGTTGATGCAAGCATACGATACAGAAAAGGGTGCCGGGACAATGAGTCCTTACACATTCTTACGTGCAATTGGACCAGAACCTTGGAACGCTGCCTACGTTGAACCATCAAGACGTCCAGCTGACGGTCGTTATGGTGAAAACCCTAACCGTTTGTATCAACACCACCAATTCCAAGTTGTAATGAAGCCGGCCCCAGAAAACATTCAAGAGTATTATCTTGATTCATTGCGTGCTTTAGGAATTGAACCACTAGAACATGATATTCGTTTCGTTGAAGATAACTGGGAGAACCCATCAATGGGCTGTGCCGGTGTTGGTTGGGAAGTTTGGCTTGATGGTATGGAAGTTTCACAATTCACATACTTCCAACAAGTCGGAGGACTACAATGTCACCCAACAACTAGTGAAATTACTTACGGTGTTGAACGTTTAGCTTCATACATCCAAGACGTTAACTCAGTTTACGATTTGGAATGGGGCGACGGTGTTCTTTATGGAGATATCTTTAAAGAACCAGAATACGAACACTCAAAATACTCATTTGAAGAAAGCAATCAAGATATGTTATTTACATTCTTTGATGCTTACGAAAAAGAAGCTAACCGTTTGATGGAACTAGGTTTAGTTCACCCAGCTTACGATTACATTTTGAAATGTTCACATACATTTAACTTACTTGATGCCCGTGGTGCTGTTTCTGTTACTGAACGTGCTGCTTTCTTGTCACGAATCAGAAAGATGGCTCACAAGGTAGCTAAAGCCTTCGTTGAAGAAAGAAAGAAACGTGGCTTCCCACTTTTGGCAAATAGCAATGCAGCAAAGGAGAACGAAAATGACTAA